One stretch of Elephas maximus indicus isolate mEleMax1 chromosome 22, mEleMax1 primary haplotype, whole genome shotgun sequence DNA includes these proteins:
- the THOC5 gene encoding THO complex subunit 5 homolog isoform X2: protein MSSESSKKRKPKVIRSDGAPAEGKRNRSDTEQEGKYYSEEAEVDLRDPGRDYELYKYTCQELQRLMAEIQDLKSRGGKDMAVEIEERRIQSCVHFMTLKKLNRLAHIRLKKGRDQTHEAKQKVDAYHLQLQNLLYEVMHLQKEITKCLEFKSKHEEIDLVSLEEFYKEAPPVISKPEVTMGDPHQQTLARLDWELEQRKRLAEKYRESLSNKEKILKEIEVKKEYLSSLQPRLNSIMQASLPVQEYLFMPFDQAHKQYETARHLPPPLYVLFVQATAYGQACDKTLSVAIEGSVDEAKALFKPPEDSQDDESDSDAEEEQTTKRRRPTLGVQLDDKRKEMLKRHPLSVMLDLKCKDDSVLHLTFYYLMNLNIMTVKAKVTTATELITPISAGDLLSPDSVLSCLYPGDHGKKTPNPANQYQFDKVGILTLRDYVLDLGHPYLWVQKLGGLHFPKEQPQHTVIADHSLSASHMETTMKLLKTRVQSRLALHKQFASLEHGIVPVTSDCQYLFPAKVVSRLVKWVTIAHEDYMELHFTKDIVEAGLAEDTNLYYMALIERGTAKLQAAVVLNPGYSSIPPVFQLCLNWKGEKTNNNDDNIRAMESEVNVCYKELCGARPGYQLLTNQLQRLCVLLDVYLETESHDDSVEGPKEFPQEKMCLRLFRGPSRMKPFKYNHPQGFFSHR, encoded by the exons GAAGGTAAATACTACAGTGAGGAGGCGGAGGTGGACCTGCGGGACCCTGGCAGAGACTATGAGCTGTACAAGTACACGTGCCAGGAGCTACAGAGGCTCATGGCTGAGATCCAGGACCTGAAGAGCAGGGGAGGCAAGGACATG GCAGTTGAGATCGAAGAACGGCGGATCCAGAGCTGTGTACATTTCATGACTCTCAAGAAGCTTAACCGGTTAGCTCACATCAggttgaagaaaggaagagatcaGACCCACGAG GCGAAGCAGAAAGTAGATGCCTATCACCTGCAGTTGCAGAACCTGTTGTATGAGGTGATGCACCTtcagaaggaaatcaccaaatgccTGGAATTTAA GTCAAAGCATGAAGAAATTGATCTGGTCAGTTTAGAGGAGTTTTATAAGGAGGCTCCTCCAGTTATCAGCAAGCCTGAAGTCACCATGGGAGATCCTCACCAGCAAACCCTTGCACGTCTGGACTGGGAGCTGGAGCAGCGGAAAAG GCTGgcagagaagtacagagagaGTCTGTCCAACAAGgagaagatcctcaaggagattgaGGTGAAGAAGGAGTACCTGAGCAGCCTCCAGCCTCGCCTCAACAGCATCATGCAG GCATCCCTCCCGGTGCAGGAGTACCTGTTCATGCCATTCGACCAGGCCCACAAGCAATACGAGACAGCCAGACATCTGCCACCTCCTCTCTACGTTCTCTTTGTACAGGCCACTGCGTATGGGCAGGCCTGTG ATAAAACATTGTCTGTGGCGATCGAAGGCAGTGTGGACGAAGCCAAGGCCCTGTTCAAGCCTCCCGAGGACTCCCAAG ATGACGAGAGTGACTCAGATGCTGAGGAGGAGCAGACCACG AAACGCCGGCGACCCACGCTGGGAGTTCAACTGGATGACAAGCGCAAAGAGATGTTGAAGAGACACCCGCTGTCTGTCATGCTCGACCTGAAGTGCAAAG atgACAGTGTGCTTCACCTGACCTTCTACTACCTCATGAACCTCAACATCATGACCGTAAAAGCCAAAGTGACAACTGCAACGGAGCTCATCACCCCCATCAGTGCCGG TGACTTGCTGTCTCCTGACTCAGTCCTAAGCTGTTTGTATCCTGGGGATCATGGAAAGAAAACGCCGAATCCAGCCAATCAGTATCAGTTTGATAAAGTTGG CATCCTGACTTTGAGAGACTATGTGCTTGACCTGGGTCACCCCTACCTGTGGGTTCAGAAGCTGGGTGGCCTCCACTTCCCCAAAGAGCAACCACAG CATACGGTGATCGCAGACCACTCACTGAGTGCCAGCCACATGGAGACCACCATGAAACTGCTGAAGACCAGGGTGCAGTCTCGCCTGGCCCTCCATAAGCAGTTTGCATCCCTTG AACATGGCATTGTGCCAGTTACCAGCGATTGCCAGTACCTCTTCCCTGCAAAGGTGGTCTCTCGCCTGGTGAAGTGGGTGACGATTGCCCATGAGGATTACATG GAGCTgcatttcaccaaagacattGTGGAGGCGGGACTAGCTGAGGACACCAATCTCTACTACATGGCCCTCATCGAAAGGGGCACAG ccaAGCTCCAGGCCGCCGTGGTGCTGAACCCCGGCTACTCCTCCATCCCACctgttttccagctctgtctaaaCTGGAAGGGGgagaaaaccaacaacaatgatgACAACATTCGG GCCATGGAGAGCGAGGTCAACGTGTGCTATAAGGAGCTGTGTGGTGCCCGGCCTGGCTACCAGCTCTTGACCAACCAGTTGCAGCGCCTGTGCGTGCTGCTAGATGTCTATCTGGAGACTGAGAGCCATGATGACAGTGTGGAGGGGCCCAAGGAGTTTCCCCAGGAGAAGATGTGTCTGCGGCTTTTCAG GGGTCCAAGTAGGATGAAACCGTTTAAATATAACCATCCTCAAGGATTCTTCAGCCATCGCTGA
- the THOC5 gene encoding THO complex subunit 5 homolog isoform X1, with protein sequence MSSESSKKRKPKVIRSDGAPAEGKRNRSDTEQEGKYYSEEAEVDLRDPGRDYELYKYTCQELQRLMAEIQDLKSRGGKDMAVEIEERRIQSCVHFMTLKKLNRLAHIRLKKGRDQTHEAKQKVDAYHLQLQNLLYEVMHLQKEITKCLEFKSKHEEIDLVSLEEFYKEAPPVISKPEVTMGDPHQQTLARLDWELEQRKRLAEKYRESLSNKEKILKEIEVKKEYLSSLQPRLNSIMQASLPVQEYLFMPFDQAHKQYETARHLPPPLYVLFVQATAYGQACAHMKSSSQPPRQDKTLSVAIEGSVDEAKALFKPPEDSQDDESDSDAEEEQTTKRRRPTLGVQLDDKRKEMLKRHPLSVMLDLKCKDDSVLHLTFYYLMNLNIMTVKAKVTTATELITPISAGDLLSPDSVLSCLYPGDHGKKTPNPANQYQFDKVGILTLRDYVLDLGHPYLWVQKLGGLHFPKEQPQHTVIADHSLSASHMETTMKLLKTRVQSRLALHKQFASLEHGIVPVTSDCQYLFPAKVVSRLVKWVTIAHEDYMELHFTKDIVEAGLAEDTNLYYMALIERGTAKLQAAVVLNPGYSSIPPVFQLCLNWKGEKTNNNDDNIRAMESEVNVCYKELCGARPGYQLLTNQLQRLCVLLDVYLETESHDDSVEGPKEFPQEKMCLRLFRGPSRMKPFKYNHPQGFFSHR encoded by the exons GAAGGTAAATACTACAGTGAGGAGGCGGAGGTGGACCTGCGGGACCCTGGCAGAGACTATGAGCTGTACAAGTACACGTGCCAGGAGCTACAGAGGCTCATGGCTGAGATCCAGGACCTGAAGAGCAGGGGAGGCAAGGACATG GCAGTTGAGATCGAAGAACGGCGGATCCAGAGCTGTGTACATTTCATGACTCTCAAGAAGCTTAACCGGTTAGCTCACATCAggttgaagaaaggaagagatcaGACCCACGAG GCGAAGCAGAAAGTAGATGCCTATCACCTGCAGTTGCAGAACCTGTTGTATGAGGTGATGCACCTtcagaaggaaatcaccaaatgccTGGAATTTAA GTCAAAGCATGAAGAAATTGATCTGGTCAGTTTAGAGGAGTTTTATAAGGAGGCTCCTCCAGTTATCAGCAAGCCTGAAGTCACCATGGGAGATCCTCACCAGCAAACCCTTGCACGTCTGGACTGGGAGCTGGAGCAGCGGAAAAG GCTGgcagagaagtacagagagaGTCTGTCCAACAAGgagaagatcctcaaggagattgaGGTGAAGAAGGAGTACCTGAGCAGCCTCCAGCCTCGCCTCAACAGCATCATGCAG GCATCCCTCCCGGTGCAGGAGTACCTGTTCATGCCATTCGACCAGGCCCACAAGCAATACGAGACAGCCAGACATCTGCCACCTCCTCTCTACGTTCTCTTTGTACAGGCCACTGCGTATGGGCAGGCCTGTG CTCACATGAAatcctcctcccagccccctaGGCAGG ATAAAACATTGTCTGTGGCGATCGAAGGCAGTGTGGACGAAGCCAAGGCCCTGTTCAAGCCTCCCGAGGACTCCCAAG ATGACGAGAGTGACTCAGATGCTGAGGAGGAGCAGACCACG AAACGCCGGCGACCCACGCTGGGAGTTCAACTGGATGACAAGCGCAAAGAGATGTTGAAGAGACACCCGCTGTCTGTCATGCTCGACCTGAAGTGCAAAG atgACAGTGTGCTTCACCTGACCTTCTACTACCTCATGAACCTCAACATCATGACCGTAAAAGCCAAAGTGACAACTGCAACGGAGCTCATCACCCCCATCAGTGCCGG TGACTTGCTGTCTCCTGACTCAGTCCTAAGCTGTTTGTATCCTGGGGATCATGGAAAGAAAACGCCGAATCCAGCCAATCAGTATCAGTTTGATAAAGTTGG CATCCTGACTTTGAGAGACTATGTGCTTGACCTGGGTCACCCCTACCTGTGGGTTCAGAAGCTGGGTGGCCTCCACTTCCCCAAAGAGCAACCACAG CATACGGTGATCGCAGACCACTCACTGAGTGCCAGCCACATGGAGACCACCATGAAACTGCTGAAGACCAGGGTGCAGTCTCGCCTGGCCCTCCATAAGCAGTTTGCATCCCTTG AACATGGCATTGTGCCAGTTACCAGCGATTGCCAGTACCTCTTCCCTGCAAAGGTGGTCTCTCGCCTGGTGAAGTGGGTGACGATTGCCCATGAGGATTACATG GAGCTgcatttcaccaaagacattGTGGAGGCGGGACTAGCTGAGGACACCAATCTCTACTACATGGCCCTCATCGAAAGGGGCACAG ccaAGCTCCAGGCCGCCGTGGTGCTGAACCCCGGCTACTCCTCCATCCCACctgttttccagctctgtctaaaCTGGAAGGGGgagaaaaccaacaacaatgatgACAACATTCGG GCCATGGAGAGCGAGGTCAACGTGTGCTATAAGGAGCTGTGTGGTGCCCGGCCTGGCTACCAGCTCTTGACCAACCAGTTGCAGCGCCTGTGCGTGCTGCTAGATGTCTATCTGGAGACTGAGAGCCATGATGACAGTGTGGAGGGGCCCAAGGAGTTTCCCCAGGAGAAGATGTGTCTGCGGCTTTTCAG GGGTCCAAGTAGGATGAAACCGTTTAAATATAACCATCCTCAAGGATTCTTCAGCCATCGCTGA